The Anolis carolinensis isolate JA03-04 chromosome 2, rAnoCar3.1.pri, whole genome shotgun sequence genome has a window encoding:
- the foxb2 gene encoding forkhead box protein B2: MPRPGKSSYSDQKPPYSYISLTAMAIQHSAEKMLPLSDIYKFIMERFPYYREHTQRWQNSLRHNLSFNDCFIKIPRRPDQPGKGSFWALHPDCGDMFENGSFLRRRKRFKVPRQEAHPAGAGKALQGAPLHPHLGHYFHPHHHPQPPTGPLHAPKAPFPPYSAGFKHPFAIENLIGRDCKGGGGGGGGGLPLASVMHHLGYPVSGQQLGAVVGSVWPHVGVMEALPLADYGPFKAAPPAQALPAIPVPIKAAPLAALAAHPLGLLEASPGKPGSEGKAPLRPALALS, translated from the coding sequence ATGCCTCGCCCGGGCAAGAGCTCCTACAGCGACCAGAAGCCCCCCTACTCGTACATCTCCTTGACGGCCATGGCCATCCAGCACTCGGCGGAGAAGATGCTGCCGCTGAGCGACATCTACAAGTTCATCATGGAGCGCTTCCCTTACTACCGGGAGCACACGCAGCGCTGGCAGAACTCGCTCCGCCACAACCTCTCCTTCAACGACTGCTTCATCAAGATCCCGCGGCGGCCGGACCAGCCGGGCAAAGGCAGCTTCTGGGCGCTGCACCCGGACTGCGGGGACATGTTCGAGAACGGGAGCTTCCTCCGGAGGCGAAAGCGCTTCAAGGTGCCCAGGCAGGAGGCCCACCCCGCGGGGGCGGGGAAAGCGCTTCAAGGGGCCCCGCTGCACCCACACCTGGGACACTACTTCCACCCCCACCATCACCCTCAGCCTCCCACCGGGCCTTTGCACGCTCCCAAGGCGCCCTTCCCGCCCTACAGCGCCGGGTTCAAGCACCCCTTCGCCATCGAGAACCTGATCGGGCGCGACTGCAagggcggaggaggagggggaggaggaggcctGCCTCTGGCCTCGGTGATGCACCACCTCGGGTACCCGGTGAGCGGGCAGCAGCTGGGCGCCGTGGTGGGCTCGGTGTGGCCCCACGTGGGCGTCATGGAGGCTTTGCCCCTGGCCGACTACGGGCCCTTTAAGGCCGCCCCTCCCGCCCAAGCCCTGCCGGCCATCCCGGTGCCCATCAAGGCCGCCCCTCTCGCCGCCCTCGCCGCCCACCCGCTCGGCCTCCTCGAAGCCTCTCCCGGGAAACCTGGCTCCGAAGGCAAGGCCCCCCTGCGTCCGGCTTTGGCGCTCTCCTGA